The following proteins are co-located in the Triticum aestivum cultivar Chinese Spring chromosome 1A, IWGSC CS RefSeq v2.1, whole genome shotgun sequence genome:
- the LOC123058855 gene encoding putative laccase-11, translated as MGMDARRLRCASPACLLLAFLLAMPGLTAGLTRRYTFNVTMATVTRLCTTKSIPTVNGRFPGPRITVREGDRLVVNVHNNINNNVTFHWHGVRQLRSAWADGPAYITQCPMRPGQSYVYNFRIVGQRGTLWWHAHFSWLRATLHGPLVILPPRGVPYPFPKPYREVPLMLGEWFNADPEAVIKQALQTGGGPNVSDAYTFNGFPGPTYNCSGGANSTFKLKVKPGRTYMLRLINAALNDELFFAVANHTLTVVQADASYVKPFAANTLVISPGQTMDVLLTAATNPSSTAFAIAVAPYTNTVGTFDNTTATAVLEYAPQRPAALRGLPAPPLPRYNDTGAVTNFSSNFRSLASARYPARVPLSVDRSFFFAVGLGADPCQSPVNGTCQGPNNTRFAASINNVSFVMPKTSLLQAHYRRRYYGVLAANFPAAPLRKFNYTGTPPNNTFVTHGTRVVPLAFNTSVEVVLQDTSIQGAESHPLHLHGYDFHVVGTGFGNYDAANDTARYNLVDPVQRNTISVPTAGWVAIRFVANNPGVWIMHCHLDVHLSWGLSMAWLVNDGPLPNQKLPPPPSDIPTC; from the exons ATGGGAATGGATGCTCGCCGCCTCCGGTGCGCCTCGCCTGCATGCCTCCTCCTGGCCTTCCTCCTGGCCATGCCGGGCCTCACCGCCGGCCTCACCCGCCGCTACACCTTCAACGTGACCATGGCGACGGTGACGCGGCTGTGCACGACCAAGAGCATCCCGACGGTGAACGGGCGGTTCCCGGGGCCGAGGATCACGGTGCGGGAGGGCGACCGGCTCGTCGTCAACGTccacaacaacatcaacaacaacgTCACCTTCCACTGGCACGGCGTGCGGCAGCTGCGCAGCGCCTGGGCGGACGGCCCGGCCTACATCACGCAGTGCCCCATGCGCCCCGGCCAGAGCTACGTCTACAACTTCCGCATCGTCGGCCAGCGCGGCACCCTCTGGTGGCACGCCCACTTCTCCTGGCTCCGCGCCACCCTCCACGGCCCCCTCGTCATCCTCCCGCCCCGCGGCGTCCCCTACCCCTTCCCCAAGCCCTACCGTGAAGTCCCCCTCATGCTCG GTGAGTGGTTCAACGCCGACCCGGAGGCGGTGATCAAGCAGGCGCTGCAGACCGGCGGGGGGCCCAACGTGTCCGACGCCTACACCTTCAACGGCTTCCCTGGCCCGACGTACAACTGCTCGGGCGGCGCCAACAGCACGTTCAAGCTCAAGGTGAAGCCCGGGAGGACGTACATGCTGCGGCTCATCAACGCGGCGCTCAACGACGAGCTCTTCTTCGCGGTGGCCAACCACACGCTCACCGTCGTGCAGGCGGACGCCAGCTACGTCAAGCCGTTCGCCGCCAACACGCTCGTCATCTCGCCGGGGCAGACCATGGACGTGCTCCTCACCGCGGCCACCAACCCGTCCTCCACGGCCTTCGCCATCGCCGTCGCGCCCTACACCAACACGGTGGGCACCTTCGACaacaccaccgccaccgccgtccTCGAGTACGCCCCGCAGCGGCCCGCCGCGCTCCGGGGCCTCCCGGCGCCGCCGCTCCCGCGGTACAACGACACGGGCGCGGTGACCAACTTCTCGTCCAACTTCCGGAGCCTGGCGAGCGCGCGGTACCCGGCGCGGGTGCCGCTGAGCGTGGACCGGAGCTTCTTCTTCGCCGTGGGGCTGGGCGCCGACCCGTGCCAGAGCCCGGTGAACGGGACGTGCCAGGGGCCCAACAACACCCGGTTCGCGGCGAGCATCAACAACGTGTCGTTCGTGATGCCCAAGACGTCGCTCCTGCAGGCGCACTACAGGCGCCGGTACTACGGCGTGCTCGCGGCCAACTTCCCCGCGGCGCCGCTGCGCAAGTTCAACTACACCGGCACGCCGCCCAACAACACGTTCGTGACCCACGGCACCCGGGTGGTGCCGCTCGCCTTCAACACCTCCGTGGAGGTGGTGCTGCAGGACACCAGCATCCAGGGCGCCGAGAGCCACCCGCTGCACCTGCACGGCTACGACTTCCACGTCGTCGGGACCGGGTTCGGCAACTACGACGCCGCCAACGACACCGCCAGGTACAACCTCGTCGACCCGGTGCAGCGGAACACCATCAGCGTGCCCACCGCCGGCTGGGTCGCCATCCGCTTCGTCGCCAACAACCCCG GTGTTTGGATCATGCACTGCCACCTGGACGTGCACCTGAGCTGGGGCCTATCCATGGCGTGGCTTGTCAACGACGGGCCGCTGCCGAACCAGAAGCTGCCGCCTCCGCCCTCCGATATCCCCACGTGCTAG